One part of the Kryptolebias marmoratus isolate JLee-2015 linkage group LG2, ASM164957v2, whole genome shotgun sequence genome encodes these proteins:
- the si:ch211-149e23.4 gene encoding uncharacterized protein si:ch211-149e23.4, translated as MPVCLTHTLSASTSVSLTDTIMGCSWLLIWGFFLNAAHSLEIQGAEPTLVVSNNVTAVLGEDMSLSCRYLGGSQIQNAEWKHQINPQGKYKRLAGFSNGEPFSRNNFSAPDSPTNLTIHKRVSSVEAEGKYICEFKEEEDIVDVSIFVTVVARPDVQITVNAEAINGTHYQSVSCSADGGRPTPQISWLVGGRPPSDDPFTVNVSKTLHSNGTSTLSSVLRFPTRLQDEDSVTCVVQHPTLPNPKLTTARVETYARPNVTIKAEMTQQGGNDSWVVSCVSSGGRPDTDISLALNMTEELQRENATSSDTQTLSVRLPAAEYEGHSISCTFNHPKLSHTESRVITLPTFYLSGLRSSSETGSSSDDDKDTEYLELEEGESDTVISLEVVGNVPQYNVICKKDAELLPEDVELLGRSLSFQGPVQQRHAGLYECDFSYHRLKTTLRVNVTVRPPAPRLVPPTVWVDLRSKAGRRVIECAARDAVPAANVSWLLPEGVSEDFWFNSTFSNGSHSVRGVLLLPACSPRELTAHCVINHPAFAEPETRSITLPVCALPNITISVSDEWKDGHKHTTVHCSAVSVASAAAISWHAVDNNNSIFCMTETEVKDGGLVSTRSLVSFLSSLYAGRNLTCTVKHPSLEAPEKRTINIPVHRPPQLRVSVVRQQDSPFWLAVCDCEGEGVETNLAWAFPENAGGETFLHTEYEGHIMKARLTYRFPLAIHEGQDLTCVYCFENGITEKRTAHIPRYYISSVKVLNHTTTLRSRYSDEPVIYRLSVRENQENQKIQLRVEGNVPEYSLDCRRSDGSVVPLDGSAMILSGQIKGLYTCWASFHHHKASVNIQVEVTCEDEQFMLVSMICISSALAILLFLIVVLCVCCKRKNKTPYKGRESVSALTSLMQEPGSPEVRKPGAEDSNEYAQLTSYSIVIDVKSTV; from the exons GCGCAGAACCGACTCTCGTGGTCTCCAACAACGTCACAGCGGTCCTTGGGGAGGACATGTCCCTGAGCTGTAGATATCTGGGTGGGAGTCAGATCCAGAATGCCGAGTGGAAGCATCAGATTAACCCTCAGGGCAAATACAAGCGACTGGCGGGATTTTCAAACGGAGAACCGTTCAGTCGCAACAACTTTTCAGCCCCGGACTCTCCCACCAACCTGACGATTCACAAAAGGGTGTCCAGTGTGGAAGCTGAGGGAAAGTACATCTGCGAGTTTAAGGAAGAGGAGGATATCGTTGACGTCAGCATATTTGTTACTGTAGTAG CCCGGCCTGATGTGCAGATAACTGTGAACGCAGAGGCCATAAACGGCACTCACTACCAGTCTGTGTCATGCTCTGCTGATGGAGGCAGGCCCACGCCTCAGATCAGCTGGCTGGTCGGCGGCAGACCTCCTTCAGATGACCCCTTCACCGTGAATGTGAGCAAAACCCTTCACTCGAACGGCACCTCCACGCTGAGCAGCGTCCTCCGCTTCCCCACCCGCCTGCAGGACGAGGACAGCGTGACCTGTGTGGTCCAACACCCGACCCTCCCAAACCCCAAGCTCACCACAGCGAGGGTGGAAACATACG CGAGGCCAAACGTGACCATTAAAGCAGAGATGACACAACAAGGAGGAAATGATTCCTGGGTGGTCTCTTGCGTTTCATCCGGAGGAAGACCTGACACGGACATTTCTTTGGCTTTGAACATGACTGAGGAGCTGCAAAGAGAGAACGCCACAAGCTCAGACACACAAACGCTCTCAGTCCGTCTTCCTGCAGCAGAATACGAAGGCCACAGCATCAGCTGTACGTTTAACCACCCCAAACTTTCACACACAGAGTCCCGAGTCATAACACTGCCAACCTTTT ATTTGTCTGGTCTTCGGTCTTCCTCagagacaggaagcagcagcgACGATGATAAAGACACAGAATATTTAGAGCTCGAGGAAGGGGAGAGTGACACTGTTATCAGCCTGGAGGTCGTGGGGAATGTGCCACAGTACAATGTTATCTGCAAAAA GGATGCTGAGCTGCTGCCTGAGGACGTGGAGCTTCTTGGCAGAAGCCTCTCATTTCAAGGTCCGGTGCAGCAGCGGCACGCCGGCCTGTACGAGTGTGACTTCTCCTATCACCGCCTTAAAACGACCCTCAGGGTTAACGTCACAGTCAGACCTCCAGCTCCCCGCCTGG TTCCTCCCACAGTTTGGGTCGACTTGCGGAGCAAAGCCGGACGCAGGGTGATTGAGTGCGCAGCAAGGGATGCTGTTCCCGCAGCCAACGTGTCCTGGCTGCTACCGGAGGGTGTTTCTGAAGACTTTTGGTTCAACTCCACTTTTTCTAATGGAAGCCACTCTGTCAGGGGAGTTTTACTCCTCCCCGCCTGCTCGCCTCGGGAGCTCACAGCACACTGTGTGATAAATCATCCAGCATTTGCGGAACCGGAGACCAGAAGCATAACACTCCCTGTTTGTG CTCTCCCTAACATCACCATCAGTGTGAGCGATGAATGGAAAGATGGGCACAAGCACACGACTGTGCACTGCTCTGCAGTCAGCGTTGCCTCTGCTGCAGCTATAAGCTGGCATGCTGtggacaacaacaacagcatctTTTGTATGACAGAAACTGAAGTCAAGGATGGGGGTTTGGTATCGACCCGCAGCCTTGTGagtttcctgtcctctctgtaCGCCGGACGCAATTTGACTTGCACAGTGAAGCATCCAAGTCTGGAGGCTCcggaaaaaagaacaataaacatTCCTGTGCACA ggcCCCCTCAGCTGAGAGTGTCTGTGGTGAGACAGCAAGACTCCCCTTTCTGGCTGGCAGTGTGTGACTGCGAAGGGGAGGGTGTCGAGACAAACCTTGCATGGGCCTTTCCTGAAAATGCCGGAGGTGAAACTTTCCTGCACACAGAATATGAAGGACACATAATGAAAGCCAGGCTCACTTATCGGTTCCCTCTGGCCATCCATGAGGGCCAGGACCTGACCTGTGTTTACTGTTTTGAAAATGGAATCACAGAAAAGAGGACAGCACACATCCCCAGATACT ATATCTCCTCTGTGAAAGTCCTGAACCACACGACGACTCTGCGAAGCCGCTACAGCGACGAGCCCGTCATCTACAGACTGTCTGTCCGGGAGAATCAAGAAAACCAGAAGATTCAGCTCCGAGTTGAAGGAAATGTTCCAGAGTACAGCCTTGACTGTCGAAG GAGTGATGGCTCAGTTGTTCCACTGGATGGTTCTGCAATGATCCTCTCCGGGCAGATTAAAGGCCTGTACACCTGCTGGGCTTCTTTCCATCACCACAAAGCCTCCGTCAACATCCAGGTGGAAGTAACGTGCGAGGATGAACAGTTTA TGCTGGTATCCATGATCTGCATCTCTTCAGCCTTAgccatcctcctcttcctcatcgtCGTCCTCTGCGTGTGCTG caaaagaaagaacaaaacaccctACAAG GGACGTGAGTCCGTCTCGGCCCTGACCAGCCTCATGCAGGAGCCGGGCTCTCCTGAGGTCAGGAAGCCAGGAGCGGAGGACAGCAACGAGTACGCTCAGCTCACCAGTTACTCCATAGTCATTGACGTCAAGAGTACAGTGTGA